One part of the Brevundimonas sp. NIBR11 genome encodes these proteins:
- a CDS encoding ABC transporter ATP-binding protein, with protein MPVIDIQGLSKTYASGLQALKPIDLQIGKGEIFALLGPNGAGKTTMISIVCGIVTPSTGTVTADGHDIQKNYRQARQKIGLVPQELTTDAFETVLATVRLSRGLFGKAPNDAYIEQILRDLSLWDKKDSKIMTLSGGMKRRVMIAKALSHEPDILFLDEPTAGVDVELRRDMWNLVRRLRESGVTIILTTHYIEEAEEMADRVGVILKGELILVEDKTELMKKLGKKTLTLNLQDPLGAIPPELAEWDLQLKAEGNELEFVFDSNAEKTGVPSLLRRLSDLGIAFKDLNTRQSSLEDIFVSLVHREPAQDIRAGAN; from the coding sequence ATGCCGGTCATCGACATTCAGGGGCTTTCAAAGACCTACGCCTCCGGGCTGCAGGCGCTGAAGCCCATCGACCTTCAGATCGGCAAGGGCGAGATCTTCGCGCTTCTGGGCCCCAACGGCGCGGGCAAGACGACGATGATCTCCATCGTCTGCGGCATCGTCACCCCCTCGACCGGCACGGTCACGGCCGACGGCCACGACATCCAGAAGAACTATCGTCAGGCCCGCCAGAAGATCGGCCTGGTGCCGCAGGAACTGACCACCGACGCCTTCGAGACCGTGCTGGCCACGGTCCGCCTCAGCCGTGGCCTGTTCGGCAAGGCGCCGAACGACGCCTACATCGAACAGATTCTCCGCGACCTCAGCCTGTGGGACAAGAAGGACTCCAAGATCATGACCCTGTCCGGCGGCATGAAGCGCCGGGTCATGATCGCCAAGGCGCTGAGCCACGAGCCCGACATCCTGTTCCTCGACGAGCCCACCGCCGGCGTCGATGTCGAGCTGCGCCGCGACATGTGGAACCTGGTCCGGCGCCTGCGCGAGAGCGGCGTCACCATCATCCTGACCACCCACTATATCGAGGAGGCCGAGGAGATGGCCGACCGTGTGGGCGTCATCCTCAAGGGCGAGCTGATCCTGGTCGAGGACAAGACCGAGCTGATGAAGAAGCTGGGCAAGAAGACTCTGACGCTGAACCTGCAGGATCCGCTGGGGGCCATTCCGCCCGAACTGGCCGAATGGGACCTCCAGCTCAAGGCCGAGGGCAACGAGCTGGAGTTCGTCTTCGACTCCAATGCCGAGAAGACCGGGGTGCCGTCCCTGCTGCGCCGCCTGTCGGACCTCGGCATCGCCTTCAAGGACCTGAACACCCGCCAGAGCTCTCTGGAGGACATCTTCGTCAGCCTGGTTCACCGCGAACCGGCCCAGGACATTCGGGCGGGAGCCAACTGA
- a CDS encoding ABC transporter permease translates to MTFNGYGVWAIYKFEMARAIRTLWQSIVTPVITTALYFVVFGSAIGSRMTEIDGVPYGAFIVPGLIMLSLFTQSIFNASFGIYFPKFTGTIYELLSAPVSPFEIVLAYVGAAATKSAVLGLIILATASLFVPLQILHPVWMLAILVLIATTFSLFGFIIGIWAQSFEQLNFIPMLVVTPLTFLGGSFYSIHMLPEPWRTITHFNPVVYLISGFRWSFYGQGDVPIVWSLVATFGFLLACLAVIGWMFKTGYRLKT, encoded by the coding sequence ATGACCTTCAACGGCTATGGCGTCTGGGCCATCTACAAGTTCGAGATGGCGCGGGCGATCCGCACCCTGTGGCAGTCGATCGTCACCCCCGTGATCACGACGGCCCTCTATTTCGTCGTCTTCGGCTCCGCCATCGGGTCGCGCATGACCGAGATCGACGGCGTCCCCTACGGCGCCTTCATCGTGCCCGGTCTGATCATGCTGAGCCTGTTCACCCAGTCGATCTTCAACGCCTCCTTCGGCATCTACTTCCCGAAATTCACCGGCACCATCTACGAACTGCTGTCGGCGCCCGTGTCGCCGTTCGAGATCGTTCTGGCCTATGTCGGCGCCGCCGCCACCAAGTCGGCGGTGCTGGGCCTGATCATCCTGGCCACGGCCTCCCTGTTCGTGCCGCTGCAGATCCTGCACCCGGTCTGGATGCTGGCCATCCTCGTGCTGATCGCCACGACCTTCAGCCTGTTCGGCTTCATCATCGGGATCTGGGCCCAGAGCTTCGAGCAACTGAACTTCATTCCGATGCTGGTGGTGACCCCGCTGACCTTCCTCGGCGGCTCCTTCTACTCGATCCACATGCTGCCGGAGCCGTGGCGGACGATCACCCACTTCAACCCGGTGGTCTATCTGATTTCCGGATTCCGCTGGAGTTTCTATGGACAGGGCGACGTGCCGATCGTCTGGAGCCTCGTCGCCACCTTCGGCTTCCTCCTGGCCTGCCTCGCGGTGATCGGCTGGATGTTCAAGACGGGCTACCGTCTGAAGACCTGA
- a CDS encoding DsbA family oxidoreductase has protein sequence MTEALPKPLHIDFVSDVVCPWCVVGLGGLETALEKLKPEGITAEIAFQPFELNPDMAREGENVSEHIAAKYGATPEQSAANRAMIKTRAAEAWAPIAGKAFDMRMDETSRIWNTFDAHRLIYWAGETAGAERQKALKEALFRTHFTEGNNLTDAGVLTRAAQDAGLDRAEAGEVLASGLYADAVRREQALWRQRGINSVPAVVVEGKYLISGGQPAAVFEEALRKIASEHTATA, from the coding sequence ATGACCGAAGCCCTGCCCAAGCCCCTTCACATCGACTTCGTCTCGGACGTCGTCTGCCCCTGGTGCGTCGTCGGTCTCGGCGGGCTGGAGACGGCGCTCGAGAAGCTCAAGCCCGAAGGGATCACCGCCGAGATCGCCTTCCAGCCGTTCGAGCTGAACCCCGACATGGCCAGGGAAGGGGAGAACGTCTCCGAACATATCGCCGCGAAATACGGCGCCACGCCCGAGCAATCCGCAGCCAACCGCGCCATGATCAAGACCCGCGCCGCCGAGGCCTGGGCCCCGATCGCGGGCAAGGCCTTCGACATGCGGATGGATGAGACCTCCCGCATCTGGAACACCTTCGACGCCCACCGCCTGATCTACTGGGCGGGGGAAACGGCGGGCGCCGAGCGCCAGAAGGCGCTCAAGGAGGCCCTGTTCCGCACCCATTTCACCGAGGGGAACAACCTGACCGACGCCGGCGTCCTGACCCGCGCGGCGCAAGACGCGGGCCTGGACCGGGCCGAGGCGGGCGAGGTCCTGGCCTCGGGCCTGTACGCCGACGCCGTCCGCCGCGAACAGGCTCTGTGGCGCCAGCGCGGCATCAACTCCGTCCCCGCCGTGGTGGTCGAGGGCAAATACCTGATCTCGGGCGGCCAGCCCGCCGCCGTCTTCGAGGAAGCCCTGCGCAAGATCGCCTCGGAACACACGGCTACGGCCTAG
- a CDS encoding DUF305 domain-containing protein → MSYRRFAVMIAASTVIMFGLMYLITYALEHVRFSQTRMWMALVMGAAMAVVMLGFMWGMYRDRRLNLMILAGAALVFAGSLALVRSQRTVDDVSYVKAMIPHHSIAIMTSERARIRDPRVRELADGIAATQRREIAQMDALIADLERKPPSDGAPVLAPAN, encoded by the coding sequence ATGAGCTATCGCCGCTTCGCGGTCATGATCGCCGCCTCGACCGTCATCATGTTCGGGCTGATGTATCTGATCACCTATGCGCTGGAGCATGTGCGGTTCAGCCAGACTCGGATGTGGATGGCCCTGGTGATGGGGGCGGCGATGGCCGTCGTCATGCTGGGCTTCATGTGGGGCATGTACCGGGACCGGCGGCTGAACCTGATGATCCTGGCGGGCGCCGCCCTGGTCTTCGCCGGGAGCCTAGCCCTGGTCCGCAGCCAGAGGACGGTGGACGACGTCAGCTATGTGAAGGCGATGATCCCGCATCACTCCATCGCCATCATGACCAGCGAGCGCGCCCGCATCCGCGATCCGCGCGTGCGGGAGCTGGCCGACGGCATCGCGGCGACCCAGAGGCGCGAGATCGCGCAGATGGACGCCCTGATCGCCGATCTGGAGCGCAAACCGCCGTCGGACGGGGCACCGGTCCTGGCGCCCGCAAACTGA
- a CDS encoding helix-turn-helix transcriptional regulator translates to MVDSADLLNGAISELVREHRLARGFSQEHLASLCGLDRTYISSIERKRSNVSIEALAKIADALGVNPSELLIELTALIER, encoded by the coding sequence GTGGTTGATTCGGCAGACCTACTCAATGGGGCTATCTCCGAGCTCGTTCGAGAGCACCGTTTGGCTCGTGGCTTCAGCCAAGAGCACCTCGCGTCTCTATGTGGACTTGATCGGACCTACATCTCCTCAATTGAGCGCAAGCGAAGCAACGTCTCCATTGAGGCGCTGGCAAAGATTGCCGATGCCCTCGGCGTCAATCCTAGCGAGCTTTTGATTGAACTCACTGCTTTGATAGAAAGATGA
- a CDS encoding DNA cytosine methyltransferase, with the protein MTESLTAVSLFCSGGIGDIALHAAGAQTIVANEILSERAALFETNFPAATLIKGDIWKVRDQIVSTTTDRLNGRELDIVFATPPCQGMSKNGRGKLLQGVRAGLKPELDVRNQLVLPMLDVVVALLPKVLVVENVPEMEQTIVRSADGRYIGLLELIEETLAPLGYLGRSAVVEFADYGVPQRRQRLITLFSRVLNVQAALLANRWLPEPSHARRPSLLEKPWITVEQTIGHLPALDAGKPETAVSDIPLHRVPLLDESKYFWVSNTPPGGGAFDNQCVNPECGYDGNPTHGNLRSKEGINQASKTTPVRCGKCGTLLPRPWVVRGGEHRLMSGFTSAYKRMRGDLPASALTRNLSYACSDQKLHPTQHRVLSLHEACLIHTIDQDHYVWRRSDGGRVSDKLIREVIGESIPPLGLEVIFSHILRVVQMDTMRAAA; encoded by the coding sequence ATGACCGAATCGCTGACCGCCGTAAGCCTGTTTTGCTCTGGGGGAATCGGCGATATCGCGCTTCACGCCGCCGGTGCACAGACCATTGTTGCCAATGAAATCCTGAGCGAACGCGCGGCGCTTTTTGAGACGAACTTTCCGGCGGCGACGCTCATAAAGGGCGATATCTGGAAGGTCAGAGACCAAATCGTCTCAACGACGACCGACCGGCTCAATGGGCGGGAGCTCGACATCGTGTTTGCCACGCCACCGTGTCAGGGGATGTCGAAGAATGGGCGCGGCAAGTTGCTTCAGGGCGTTCGTGCTGGACTGAAACCCGAGCTTGATGTCCGAAATCAGCTAGTTCTGCCAATGCTCGACGTCGTCGTTGCCCTTCTGCCCAAGGTTCTGGTGGTGGAAAATGTTCCGGAGATGGAGCAAACGATCGTTCGCTCAGCCGATGGCCGCTACATTGGGCTGCTTGAGTTGATCGAGGAAACTCTCGCGCCACTTGGATATCTGGGTCGTTCGGCCGTCGTCGAGTTCGCGGACTATGGCGTACCTCAAAGACGGCAACGCCTGATCACCCTCTTCTCGCGCGTATTGAATGTTCAAGCCGCTCTTCTAGCCAACCGCTGGCTTCCCGAACCAAGCCACGCTAGGCGCCCCAGCTTGCTTGAAAAACCCTGGATTACAGTCGAGCAGACGATTGGTCACCTGCCTGCGCTGGACGCTGGCAAGCCGGAGACCGCCGTCTCAGACATCCCCCTGCATCGCGTGCCTTTGTTGGATGAGAGCAAATATTTTTGGGTTTCGAACACACCTCCCGGTGGAGGCGCTTTTGACAACCAATGCGTCAACCCAGAATGCGGTTACGACGGTAACCCCACGCATGGCAACCTTCGCAGCAAAGAGGGGATCAATCAGGCCAGCAAAACTACGCCCGTACGATGTGGGAAATGCGGGACGCTGCTTCCTCGTCCGTGGGTCGTGAGAGGCGGCGAGCATCGGCTGATGTCCGGTTTCACCTCAGCTTACAAGCGAATGCGGGGGGACCTTCCCGCCAGCGCCCTGACGAGAAATCTGTCGTATGCTTGTAGCGACCAGAAGTTGCACCCAACGCAGCACCGAGTCTTGTCGCTGCATGAGGCCTGCCTGATCCATACTATCGATCAAGATCATTATGTATGGCGACGGTCGGATGGTGGTCGTGTTTCCGACAAGTTGATCCGTGAAGTCATAGGCGAAAGTATACCCCCGCTTGGACTAGAGGTTATCTTTAGTCACATTCTGCGTGTTGTGCAGATGGATACGATGCGCGCTGCGGCTTAG
- the uvrB gene encoding excinuclease ABC subunit UvrB, whose protein sequence is MNRSSTPKGSAPVIKKPVHIPNQGVAEAPSAFLRDDNAPLPKAMANMPMFAPVTGPRLTPEEAPGKPDDWVPHRPSHDGKKKSGKFRLETSYTPAGDQPAAIAELVAQAEAGDRDQVLLGVTGSGKTFTMAKVIEQTQRPALILAPNKTLAAQLYSEFKSFFPDNAVEYFVSYYDYYQPEAYVPRTDTYIEKDSSINEQIDRMRHSATRSILERDDVIVIASVSCIYGIGSVETYTAMTFDLKVGDQIDEGKLRADLIALQYKRNDAAFERGMFRKRGDTVEIFPVHQEDRAWRVSLFGDEIESIQEFDPLTGKKTNDLKEITVYAASHYVTPRPTLNQALHGIRAELKETLDWMVENGKLLEAQRLEQRVRFDLEMMEATGSCAGIENYSRWLTGRAPGEPPPTFFEYIPDNALLFVDESHVTIGQINGMFRGDYRRKSTLAEYGFRLPSCIDNRPLKFDEWEAMRPQTIHVSATPQTWEMEQAGGVFVEQVIRPTGLIDPPVEIRPVSGTTRNQVDDVIDEVKQTARNGYRSLVTVLTKKMAEDLTEYMHEQGVRVRYMHSDVDTMERIEIIRDLRLGTFDVLIGINLLREGLDIPECGLVAILDADKEGFLRSETSLIQTIGRAARNVDGRVILYADRMTGSMERAIAETNRRRERQEAYNAEHGITPESVKRDIKEILDSPYEKDRVLIPTGVKEESRPFIGNNFQAALRDMEAKMREAASNLEFEEAGRLRDEIKRLKLLDLEFANEVLTGDGQDVDASAPKRWRKEAQAEAQERFRKGR, encoded by the coding sequence ATGAACCGTTCCTCCACGCCGAAGGGCTCGGCCCCCGTCATCAAGAAGCCGGTCCACATTCCCAACCAGGGGGTGGCGGAGGCCCCGTCCGCCTTCCTGCGCGACGATAACGCCCCCCTGCCCAAGGCCATGGCGAACATGCCCATGTTCGCCCCCGTCACCGGCCCGCGCCTGACGCCTGAGGAGGCCCCCGGCAAGCCCGACGACTGGGTCCCGCACCGCCCGTCGCACGACGGCAAGAAGAAGAGCGGCAAGTTCCGGCTGGAGACCAGCTACACCCCCGCCGGCGACCAGCCCGCCGCCATCGCCGAACTGGTCGCCCAGGCCGAGGCCGGCGACAGGGACCAGGTTCTGCTGGGCGTCACCGGCTCGGGCAAGACCTTCACCATGGCCAAGGTCATCGAACAGACCCAGCGGCCCGCACTTATACTTGCCCCAAACAAAACACTAGCGGCGCAACTATACTCCGAATTTAAATCGTTCTTTCCCGATAATGCGGTCGAATACTTCGTAAGCTACTATGATTACTACCAGCCTGAAGCATACGTTCCTAGAACTGATACATATATAGAGAAGGACTCCAGCATAAACGAGCAGATCGACCGGATGCGGCATTCGGCGACGCGGTCGATTCTGGAGCGGGACGATGTGATCGTGATCGCGTCGGTCAGCTGCATCTACGGCATCGGGTCGGTGGAGACCTATACGGCGATGACCTTCGACCTGAAGGTCGGGGACCAGATCGATGAGGGCAAACTCAGGGCCGATCTGATCGCGCTGCAGTACAAGCGGAACGATGCGGCGTTCGAGCGGGGCATGTTCCGGAAGCGCGGCGACACGGTCGAAATCTTCCCCGTGCACCAAGAGGACCGGGCCTGGCGCGTCAGCCTGTTCGGCGACGAGATCGAGTCCATCCAGGAGTTCGACCCCCTCACCGGCAAGAAGACGAACGATCTGAAGGAGATCACCGTCTACGCCGCCTCCCACTACGTCACGCCCCGGCCGACGCTGAACCAGGCCCTCCACGGCATCCGCGCCGAGCTCAAGGAGACGCTCGACTGGATGGTCGAGAACGGCAAGCTGCTGGAGGCCCAGCGGCTGGAGCAACGCGTCCGCTTCGACCTGGAGATGATGGAGGCGACCGGCTCCTGCGCCGGGATCGAGAACTATTCCCGCTGGCTGACCGGCCGCGCGCCGGGCGAGCCGCCGCCGACCTTCTTCGAATACATCCCCGACAACGCCCTGCTGTTCGTGGACGAGAGCCACGTCACCATCGGCCAGATCAACGGCATGTTCCGGGGCGACTACCGCCGCAAGTCGACCCTGGCGGAATACGGCTTCCGCCTGCCGTCCTGCATCGACAACCGCCCGCTCAAGTTCGACGAATGGGAGGCGATGCGGCCCCAGACCATCCACGTCTCGGCCACGCCCCAGACCTGGGAGATGGAACAGGCGGGCGGCGTCTTCGTCGAACAGGTCATCCGCCCGACCGGCCTGATCGACCCCCCGGTCGAGATCCGCCCCGTTAGCGGCACGACCCGCAACCAGGTCGACGACGTCATCGACGAGGTCAAACAGACGGCCCGCAACGGCTACCGTTCGCTGGTCACCGTCCTGACCAAGAAGATGGCCGAGGACCTGACCGAATACATGCACGAACAGGGCGTCCGCGTCCGCTACATGCACTCCGACGTCGACACCATGGAGCGGATCGAGATCATCCGCGACCTGCGCCTGGGCACGTTCGACGTCCTGATCGGCATCAACCTGCTGCGCGAGGGTCTGGACATCCCCGAGTGCGGCCTGGTCGCCATCCTCGATGCGGACAAGGAGGGCTTCCTGCGCTCCGAGACCTCGCTGATCCAGACCATCGGCCGCGCGGCCCGCAACGTCGACGGCCGCGTCATCCTCTACGCCGACCGCATGACCGGCTCGATGGAGCGCGCCATCGCCGAGACCAACCGACGCCGCGAACGGCAGGAGGCGTACAACGCCGAACACGGCATCACGCCCGAGAGCGTGAAGCGCGACATCAAGGAAATCCTCGACAGCCCCTACGAGAAGGACCGCGTCCTGATCCCCACGGGCGTCAAGGAAGAGAGCCGCCCCTTCATCGGCAACAATTTCCAGGCCGCCCTGCGCGACATGGAGGCCAAGATGCGCGAGGCCGCCTCCAACCTCGAGTTCGAGGAAGCCGGTCGCCTCCGCGACGAGATCAAACGGCTGAAACTGCTCGACCTGGAGTTTGCCAACGAGGTGCTGACCGGGGATGGGCAGGACGTGGATGCGTCAGCGCCGAAGCGGTGGCGGAAGGAGGCTCAGGCGGAGGCGCAGGAGCGGTTTAGGAAGGGGCGGTAG
- a CDS encoding DNA methyltransferase yields MTDFVGEWSARRGVTEQSHAQSYLKDLMGFLGVDAPRPPLRGAQAEDFGFEHTVRSAFDGPGQTKRIDLYKRDCFILEAKATGDHRRALDLFRRRAEDSTGPAAVIQRGWEADMLAARKQAQGYVFQLPPEHAAPPFLLICDLAHGFEVWADFSGTGRGYAPFPDREHYRFAHEDLAGADIQARLHAIWTRPRTLDPSREAARVTRIIAKDLSEISRRLEGDGHSPEEAAQFILRCIFTMFAADVGLISKSDLIELLEDSVHSPRRFPSMLTDLWKRLDMSEPWQRHAGSFTHPLPHIDGGAQEFREALPLEASELRLLIKAAKAKWSQVEPAIFGSLLEQALSPDERRRLGAHYTPRRYVETVVEKTVMEPLWESWEAVRTRIDAARDTDRDKAIRMARTFHSKLCRIRVLDPACGTGNFLYVCLERMKRLEAEVAETLGQLGAPIADTAISVDPRQFFGLDKNPQAVGIAKLMLWIGWLQQHYRLRDDPPNDRALASRANILHQDAVLGWDGAPVARFGRTANGADFHWPNPHRPDWPKADFIISNPPFMGGKELRSRLDPGYADALWSVNPHIDRSADLVMYWWDRAAEILARPRTRLKRFGFVTTNSIGQIFQRRTVERRLIGDRPISLVHAIPDHPWTRATRDSAAVRIAVTVAESGRKDGVLTTVASEADLETDTPIVTTVSTQGRIGADLTLNEGCAEAAPLRGNKGRCFPGMKLHGSGFVITEAQKEALGQGRRPKLSDQLRRYRSGRDLNGRSRDAWVIDLHGLELDEVAERFPEIYEHLASTVLEARLTQRDASPTADARAYADRWWLFGKPRPELRAALKGLSRYIVTSETAKHRTFRFLDADIAPDNTLICIADEDAATLALLSSRPHAVWSAARGGRLEDRPRYTKTACFDPFPFPAPDEPTRAALRDAGERLEEYRRRALEENPTLTLTGLYNLLGAQRSGRVFTAEQNDTARRAHLLRLRHLHDTIDRLAAQAYGWPPAQSDAEILAALIALNRVQANEEQIQRRPASPAHAVKKAA; encoded by the coding sequence ATGACCGACTTCGTGGGTGAGTGGAGCGCGCGTAGGGGTGTAACCGAGCAGAGCCATGCGCAGTCGTACCTGAAAGACCTGATGGGTTTCCTCGGCGTCGACGCTCCGCGTCCGCCCCTGCGCGGGGCACAAGCCGAAGACTTCGGGTTCGAGCACACCGTTCGGTCGGCATTCGATGGGCCGGGCCAGACCAAGCGCATCGATCTCTACAAACGCGATTGCTTCATCCTGGAAGCGAAGGCGACGGGAGACCACCGGAGGGCGCTCGATCTTTTCAGGCGACGCGCCGAAGACTCTACCGGACCCGCGGCGGTCATCCAGCGCGGCTGGGAAGCCGACATGCTGGCGGCGCGCAAGCAGGCGCAAGGCTACGTCTTCCAGTTGCCCCCGGAGCACGCCGCCCCGCCCTTCCTTCTGATCTGCGACCTCGCCCATGGTTTCGAGGTCTGGGCGGATTTCTCGGGCACCGGCCGGGGTTACGCCCCGTTTCCAGACCGCGAGCATTATCGCTTCGCTCACGAGGACCTGGCGGGCGCCGATATCCAGGCGCGTCTTCACGCCATCTGGACCAGACCCCGGACGCTTGATCCAAGCCGGGAGGCCGCTCGGGTCACGCGGATCATCGCCAAAGACCTGTCGGAAATCTCACGTCGCCTAGAGGGCGATGGTCATTCTCCCGAAGAGGCCGCCCAGTTCATCCTTCGCTGCATTTTCACGATGTTCGCCGCCGATGTGGGCCTCATATCCAAGAGCGACCTCATCGAACTTCTCGAAGACAGCGTCCATTCGCCGAGGCGGTTTCCGTCCATGCTGACGGACCTCTGGAAGCGGCTCGACATGAGTGAACCTTGGCAGAGGCACGCGGGATCATTCACGCATCCTCTCCCGCACATCGACGGCGGCGCGCAGGAGTTTCGAGAAGCCTTGCCGCTGGAAGCAAGCGAGTTGCGACTTTTGATCAAGGCAGCGAAGGCCAAGTGGAGCCAGGTAGAGCCGGCGATTTTCGGGTCGCTTCTGGAACAGGCGCTCAGCCCGGATGAGCGCCGGCGACTGGGCGCACACTACACACCGCGACGTTATGTCGAGACTGTGGTCGAGAAGACGGTCATGGAGCCGCTTTGGGAGTCGTGGGAAGCGGTCAGGACCAGGATCGACGCCGCGCGTGACACCGACCGCGACAAGGCCATCCGCATGGCCAGGACCTTTCACTCGAAATTGTGCCGGATCCGCGTACTGGACCCGGCGTGTGGAACGGGCAACTTCCTCTATGTCTGCCTCGAGCGCATGAAGCGGTTGGAGGCCGAGGTCGCTGAGACCCTGGGCCAACTCGGCGCGCCCATTGCAGACACCGCGATCTCGGTCGATCCCCGGCAGTTTTTTGGCCTGGACAAGAACCCACAGGCCGTCGGCATCGCGAAGCTGATGCTTTGGATCGGCTGGCTGCAGCAGCATTACAGGCTCCGAGACGACCCTCCCAATGACAGGGCGCTAGCGTCACGAGCCAATATTCTTCATCAGGACGCTGTCCTGGGCTGGGATGGCGCGCCCGTCGCCCGGTTCGGACGCACGGCGAACGGAGCCGATTTTCACTGGCCCAATCCCCACCGACCGGATTGGCCCAAGGCGGACTTCATCATAAGCAATCCGCCCTTCATGGGCGGCAAGGAGCTCCGCTCGCGACTCGACCCCGGATATGCTGACGCACTCTGGTCGGTGAACCCACACATCGACCGGAGCGCCGATCTGGTCATGTACTGGTGGGATCGCGCCGCCGAAATCCTGGCCCGGCCACGGACCCGTCTGAAGCGGTTTGGCTTCGTCACCACCAACTCGATCGGCCAGATCTTTCAGCGGCGCACAGTGGAAAGACGGCTGATCGGCGATCGACCGATCAGCCTCGTGCACGCCATACCGGACCACCCGTGGACGAGGGCGACCCGAGACAGCGCGGCGGTGCGCATCGCCGTCACGGTCGCCGAGTCGGGTCGCAAGGATGGCGTGCTGACGACCGTGGCGAGCGAAGCCGATCTCGAAACCGATACGCCCATCGTGACCACCGTTTCGACCCAGGGTCGGATCGGCGCCGATTTGACCCTGAACGAAGGTTGCGCCGAGGCCGCTCCTCTTCGCGGAAACAAGGGACGCTGCTTCCCGGGCATGAAACTACACGGCTCGGGCTTCGTGATCACGGAGGCGCAGAAGGAGGCTTTGGGTCAGGGAAGACGACCGAAACTCTCCGACCAACTGCGCCGCTATCGCAGCGGTCGCGACCTGAATGGTCGTTCGCGCGATGCCTGGGTCATCGACCTGCACGGGCTCGAACTCGACGAGGTGGCTGAGCGGTTCCCGGAAATTTACGAACATCTCGCGAGCACCGTCCTGGAGGCGCGTCTCACACAGCGCGACGCTTCCCCGACAGCGGACGCCCGAGCCTACGCAGATCGCTGGTGGCTGTTCGGAAAGCCCCGCCCGGAACTCAGAGCCGCGCTCAAAGGCCTGTCCCGCTATATCGTCACCTCGGAGACGGCCAAGCATCGCACGTTCCGGTTCCTGGACGCCGACATCGCGCCGGACAACACCTTGATCTGCATAGCGGACGAGGATGCCGCGACGCTCGCCCTTCTCTCCAGCAGACCCCATGCCGTCTGGTCCGCAGCGCGTGGCGGCCGGCTGGAAGATCGCCCGCGCTACACCAAGACCGCCTGCTTCGACCCCTTCCCGTTCCCCGCGCCTGACGAGCCGACGCGAGCCGCGCTTCGGGACGCGGGCGAGAGGTTGGAGGAGTACCGGCGACGCGCCCTGGAGGAGAACCCGACCCTGACGCTGACCGGGCTCTACAATCTCCTGGGGGCGCAGCGGAGCGGCCGGGTTTTCACCGCCGAGCAGAACGATACGGCTCGACGCGCGCATCTCCTGCGGTTACGCCATCTCCACGACACGATCGACCGGCTCGCAGCCCAGGCCTATGGCTGGCCTCCTGCCCAGAGTGACGCCGAAATCCTGGCCGCCTTGATCGCGCTGAATCGGGTTCAGGCGAACGAGGAGCAGATCCAGCGCCGGCCCGCGTCGCCCGCTCACGCTGTCAAGAAGGCCGCCTAG
- a CDS encoding extensin family protein, with amino-acid sequence MNPKRAQFVMVLTAALLAVPACGRLIPNTAPPPGYTPYYPTPAPQPRPPAPGPSAYVAPGSGVIDQRIDSGTLGRVQRATRTLAQCEAELASARVTFSPTPDRVNSATCGLTAAGVLGPDMGTVARMAPGDVTMTCALAAAVSVWRRQSVEPAARELLGSDVVQIDHMGVYACRAVNNGRPNIRPSAHSRAAALDFSGVRLRDGRRITVAGDWNDGGPEAAFLRRIRDDACKIFGTTLSPDYNAQHHDHLHLEAESGRLCR; translated from the coding sequence ATGAACCCCAAGCGCGCGCAGTTTGTGATGGTCTTGACGGCGGCTCTGCTCGCTGTCCCCGCCTGCGGCCGCCTGATCCCCAACACCGCGCCGCCGCCCGGCTATACGCCCTACTATCCGACGCCCGCGCCCCAGCCTCGGCCACCTGCGCCGGGCCCCAGCGCCTATGTCGCCCCCGGCTCGGGCGTGATCGACCAACGTATCGACAGCGGGACGCTCGGCCGTGTTCAGCGGGCCACGCGGACGCTGGCGCAGTGCGAGGCGGAGCTGGCGTCGGCGCGGGTGACGTTTTCGCCGACGCCGGACCGGGTGAACTCGGCGACCTGCGGGTTGACGGCGGCGGGAGTGCTGGGGCCGGATATGGGAACCGTGGCGCGGATGGCGCCGGGCGATGTGACCATGACCTGCGCGCTCGCGGCGGCGGTCAGCGTTTGGCGACGGCAGTCGGTCGAGCCGGCGGCGCGTGAGCTGCTGGGGTCGGACGTGGTCCAGATCGATCACATGGGGGTCTATGCCTGCCGGGCGGTGAACAACGGACGGCCGAACATCCGGCCCAGCGCCCACTCACGCGCGGCGGCGCTGGATTTCTCGGGCGTGAGGCTGCGGGACGGGCGGCGGATCACGGTCGCCGGCGACTGGAACGACGGCGGGCCGGAGGCGGCGTTCCTGCGGCGGATTCGCGACGACGCCTGCAAGATCTTCGGCACGACCCTGAGCCCCGACTACAACGCCCAGCATCACGACCACCTGCATCTGGAGGCGGAGAGCGGGCGGCTGTGTCGCTAG